In the genome of bacterium, the window GAGCTTTTTGGAAATTTTGTTTTGCTTTATCAAGCTTATTCATCTTAAGGTAAATATTTCCAATGGTTTCATAGATTAGATTTTTGTCATTGTTTCCGATAATAATATTATTCAAAATCTCCAGTGCGATATTATATTCATTTTTTGTTTCATAGTATTTAGCTTTATAATATTTGCTTTTTAAGGGGTTTTTTCTCTCGGATTTAAATAATAGCCAGTAATTTTGTTCGTTGAAATCTTCCCAGAAATAAGTGTCATTAATTTGTTGTTTTTCTGCCAGTTCTTTAACAAGATTTAACTCTTTTTCGGCTAAGTTATAGTTGTTTTTTTGAATATAAAGTTTTGCTTGTTCCATTGAGTAAGTTACACTTTCAGAATTAAGTTTTACAGCTTTTTTAAGCTCATTTTGGGCAAAGTCAGTTTTGTTTTCTGCAAGATAAGCTTTTGCAAGTAAATAATGCGTATAATCATCATTTTGAAATTTATTTTTATTGATTAAGTTAATTCCTAATTCGGGAAGATTCTGAAATTTGATTTTGCTTAAAGCATCACTGATAAGTAATTCATCTTCAGGGTTAAGTTTTTTCTTAGGAAAATAAATGTTTTTAGTGTTATCAATTTGTGATTTCCATATATCTAAATCTTTTACATTATCAAAAGATTTAGAAGCAAGATTGAAAAAACCGAGACCGGATAATTTTAATCCGAGCTTCATATAAGAATAATCATCATTTTCGGAAATAGAACTGTAATAAGTGCTGAAATCGTCCAAAGATTTTTTAACATCACCTTTTATAAAGTTGTAGAAAGCACTTTTTACATAATCTTTTTCGTCATAGTCGCTTAAAGAAATGTTTTTTATGCTTGAATTATCTGATGTATCGGTAATTAACTTATTATTAACAGTTTTTATTGTTAAAAAATCGCTGTTAGCCGTATTACCTAAATTTATCTTTAAAATGCCTTTATCCTGTTTAGAAATTACAGGTTTATCAGAGTTTAGAATCTCTATTTTAATGTTTGAAAAGCTTTTTAAAACATTAATTAATAAATCAGTCCTGTCAGAAAGGTTATTAAGCGATGTTTCCGCCATTGCTATATGGGTAGGAACAAAATTTTTGCGGGGTAAAACAGCATCCAGATTTATCCATTTACTTCCGATATAAGCCTTTGTCCACATATGATACCCGAAGGCTGCTTGTGAGTCTGAGGAGGGGGTTTGCTTCTCTGTAATATCAGTATAAATTAATCCCACAATTATTTTTGAAGGAATTCCTGCCGCTCTTAGCAGTGAGGCCAGCAAAACAGCATGTTCTGTGCAATCACCGCTTTTCGTTTCAAGAACCTGCTCTGCATTTGCAAAATCAAGTGAATAATTTTTGTTGGTTATATTGTTGTATACCCATGCTTCCATTTTTTTAGAAATTACATAAGCATCCGTTTCCCCTGCAACAAGGCTTTTAGCTATACCGGAAATTTTGTCGCTGTCAGTGATAATAAAAGGTCCTGACTTTAAATATTCCTCAAGTCCCTTAGCTTCGAAGGGGTAAGGATAATTTGCAATTTCCGGTTTTACGCTGTTAGTTTTTAAATAAATTACGCTATTGGTTAATTGGATAATTTTTTGCCTTTCATCCTGTAGAAAAAGACTATTCGGGTTGACATCAGAAGTAATTTTTATTTTATAATTTAGCTGATCTAAAGAATTTGGATCGGTTATTGCTTTATTTACATAAATTAAGCCTCTGGAAAATATATCATAATCTCCGGAAATATCTGCAATAGCATTTTTATTGGAAAGAATTTGTTCCATATTAAGCAAAGGTATGGCTTCTTTGACAACTTGCCCGTTTTTGTCTCTCCACTCATAACTTGTAATCCCGGGGAAAATATTCGTCGAAATTTTATATTTATTATAGTTATGATTTAAGCCATCTGCATTAAGATTTTCCTGTCCTTGATTTTCGGTTTTTATTTTTATGATTCGAAGATCAATAGCAGGTTCAATCGTTGAATAATCAATAATTTTTTTGTCCGAAGACTTGTAAAGATTATCTATAGCGTAAGGAAAAAGAATTTTTTCTTTATAATTAATGTTTTTAGAAGATTTAACACCGTTTACATCAAAATCAGCAGATATTTCAGAATCAGAATTAAATTTTCCCGATATTTTTGTTTTTTCTCCTGAACTTTCTGAATTCATTAAAAAAGAAATCGGTCTGCCTGATTCTTCTTCAACATAGTTTGTATCCTGAATTATTTTAACAGTATTGCTTAAACGCTTGATTTTTTGTTCAAAATGCCTGTCGGTGACTATATATTTTTTGCCTGCTTCTATCTTTTTTCTTTGAACAGAGCAAATATAGCCGGTTTTTATTCCTGAAACCTTGCTTATAGAACAGTTATCATAGATGATTTCCGAATTTACCGCCAATGCCGGACTATTGAAGCAAGTAATTATAAAAACAGGTAAAATAATAAAATAATGGGGTGTTAAAAAATTGGTTTTTTTTATACCGCTGCCCATAAATTTTCCTCAATTGACAAAAAATCATTTAAAAATTTAAATTTACTTTTGATTATAAAACTGATTGAAAGTCTTAAAAATTATATTTTCTTGATTTGTTCTTTGTTCATCATCTTTTAAAAGAATTTGATGGAATCCGTCAAGAGAATAATTTGTAAAAATTTTAAGATGCTCCTCAATGTTAGAATAATCTTCTCTCGAAAAAAGTATACCGGATATTTTATCCAATTTTAAATTAAAAAATACATTTATTACTTTATCATCAAAATGAGAGCCGGAGTCTTTTCTTAGAATATTTAAAACATTATTAAATGGCATGCGATCACGATAATGACGTTTCGAAGTTACAGCATCAAAAACATCGGAAACAGCAAGTATTCTTCCTCCAAGAGGAATATTATCCCCTGATAATTTCCTGAAATACCCTGTTCCATCGTATTTTTCATGGTGAGAAGATGCTATTTCAGGAACGTCTTTTAATTTATCTTCGAAATACATACTTTTTAAAATATCATAAGTGAGTTTTGCATGTTCTTGAATATGTTCATATTCTTCATCCGTAAGTTTGCCTTCTTTGCAAAGAACGCTGTCTCTAATGCCAATTTTGCCAAAGTCATGAAGCAAAGCCGCATATTCAATAATCTCAAGTTGTTCTTCAGGAAAATTCATCTGTTCTGCAATCGCAACGCTGTAAGCGGTTACTCTTTTTGAATGTCCTGATGTTATTTTGTCTCTGGCATCAATTGATAAAGCTAATGTATTAATAAAACTGTCAAAAGATTTTTTTTGGTTTTCGTACATAGATTGCTGTTTTTTAAAAAGACGTGCGTTTTCAAGCGCAATTCCCGTACTTGAACCTATTGCAATAAGCAAATCTTCGTCTTCTGTTGAAAAATATTCGTTTCCGAATTTATTTAATACTTGAAATACGCCTACAATCTCATGATTAAGGTTTCTCATAGGCATACAAAGTATTGTTTTTGTCTTATAGCCTGTTTTTTTATCAATTTCTTTATTAAATCTATGGTCATTATAAGCATCTTTAATGTTAATTGTTTCTCCCGTCATAGCAACATGACCGGAAAGCCCTTTGTCCGCGGGAAATCTTATTTCTTGTTTGCCCATACCAATAGCTACTTTTGACCATAATTCATTTGTATCCCTGTCAAGTATAAATAAAGTGCATCTGTCAGCAGAGAGTGCTCTTTGAGTTTCTTCGGTAATAACTGCAAGAAGCTTGTCAATATCAGTTTCAGCAGCAATAGAGCGTCCTATTTTTAACAAGGCAAGGAAAGGATCTCCATTTCCGTTGCCGGTTCGTGTCATATCACCGATTAATGCAAGAGTATCAAGAAACGATTTGCCGTCAGAAAATAAGTCTTCTTTTTTGGCTGTTTTATTTATTACATTTTTCCATTCCTGCTCGTCAACTTCAAACAGAAGATCTTCAATTTTTTTGCTTAATACGTATAGTTTATTTGCTTTTGCGAGATTCATTGCTTCCATAAGACTTGAAGAAGCCATAGGAAAATCAAAGCATTTTTTATATATTTTTCCAAGTTCGTAGTAACATCTTGCAACTTCAGAGTTGATTTCGGCTTCTTTAAAAAGCTCAACTGCTTCATGAAGACATTCTAAAGCATCTTTTGTCTGATCCATAAGCATATATACATGGGATTTAATTTGTTTTGCAAACCCATAGCCCCTTGGAGAAGATACATTGATGAAAACAGGTTCAATTTGTTCAAGAATAGTGAGAGCCTTTTCAGGTTTCATTTTTTGAATTTGAATATTTGCAAGTATGCATGAAGAAAAAGCAAAAATTATATCAAGTTTTAATTTTTTTGCAATTTCAATAGATTTAATGCAATATTCTTCAGCATTTTCATATTCACCCAACTCAAGATAAATTTTTCCGA includes:
- a CDS encoding tetratricopeptide repeat protein codes for the protein MGSGIKKTNFLTPHYFIILPVFIITCFNSPALAVNSEIIYDNCSISKVSGIKTGYICSVQRKKIEAGKKYIVTDRHFEQKIKRLSNTVKIIQDTNYVEEESGRPISFLMNSESSGEKTKISGKFNSDSEISADFDVNGVKSSKNINYKEKILFPYAIDNLYKSSDKKIIDYSTIEPAIDLRIIKIKTENQGQENLNADGLNHNYNKYKISTNIFPGITSYEWRDKNGQVVKEAIPLLNMEQILSNKNAIADISGDYDIFSRGLIYVNKAITDPNSLDQLNYKIKITSDVNPNSLFLQDERQKIIQLTNSVIYLKTNSVKPEIANYPYPFEAKGLEEYLKSGPFIITDSDKISGIAKSLVAGETDAYVISKKMEAWVYNNITNKNYSLDFANAEQVLETKSGDCTEHAVLLASLLRAAGIPSKIIVGLIYTDITEKQTPSSDSQAAFGYHMWTKAYIGSKWINLDAVLPRKNFVPTHIAMAETSLNNLSDRTDLLINVLKSFSNIKIEILNSDKPVISKQDKGILKINLGNTANSDFLTIKTVNNKLITDTSDNSSIKNISLSDYDEKDYVKSAFYNFIKGDVKKSLDDFSTYYSSISENDDYSYMKLGLKLSGLGFFNLASKSFDNVKDLDIWKSQIDNTKNIYFPKKKLNPEDELLISDALSKIKFQNLPELGINLINKNKFQNDDYTHYLLAKAYLAENKTDFAQNELKKAVKLNSESVTYSMEQAKLYIQKNNYNLAEKELNLVKELAEKQQINDTYFWEDFNEQNYWLLFKSERKNPLKSKYYKAKYYETKNEYNIALEILNNIIIGNNDKNLIYETIGNIYLKMNKLDKAKQNFQKALALDEKNITALKGLGKIYFSEGNNNSALEKYKKALEIDPANNKLKLNIAEIYEVAGQEDESNKCYKDIIKDAYLDQEANYNIGMMYLRSGDIDEAEKSLKKALSSNPLHSLIWIDIAGIEITRGNYSIAENYLKPVSYMDEKNSSYYYYSGLINKAQGNLDAAKENFDRAIELEPDFDDANQALKRL
- a CDS encoding HD domain-containing phosphohydrolase, with product MVNIENDIINTISAEQILKMEQDVNNIKSDEDRARVLLELGLIEAFRQNYDKSIKYIEEAQKVYFELKNTIKISVCLAELALIHYKNCKDRLIRALTLLNDAKYFIEKLDSEEQKQAEALISHYYGIIYFFEKRYSDALKYFRSAQELLPKNSLEYAKVLDSLAIFYLRADNHQIAIEYMKESLAIKSETGNKREISITELLFGRYLSSIESYEEAKIHLSNGLKTVESLNDFYTAARIQSEIGKIYLELGEYENAEEYCIKSIEIAKKLKLDIIFAFSSCILANIQIQKMKPEKALTILEQIEPVFINVSSPRGYGFAKQIKSHVYMLMDQTKDALECLHEAVELFKEAEINSEVARCYYELGKIYKKCFDFPMASSSLMEAMNLAKANKLYVLSKKIEDLLFEVDEQEWKNVINKTAKKEDLFSDGKSFLDTLALIGDMTRTGNGNGDPFLALLKIGRSIAAETDIDKLLAVITEETQRALSADRCTLFILDRDTNELWSKVAIGMGKQEIRFPADKGLSGHVAMTGETINIKDAYNDHRFNKEIDKKTGYKTKTILCMPMRNLNHEIVGVFQVLNKFGNEYFSTEDEDLLIAIGSSTGIALENARLFKKQQSMYENQKKSFDSFINTLALSIDARDKITSGHSKRVTAYSVAIAEQMNFPEEQLEIIEYAALLHDFGKIGIRDSVLCKEGKLTDEEYEHIQEHAKLTYDILKSMYFEDKLKDVPEIASSHHEKYDGTGYFRKLSGDNIPLGGRILAVSDVFDAVTSKRHYRDRMPFNNVLNILRKDSGSHFDDKVINVFFNLKLDKISGILFSREDYSNIEEHLKIFTNYSLDGFHQILLKDDEQRTNQENIIFKTFNQFYNQK